The DNA sequence TTAAGAGATAAGTCAGGTTAACTCTTGAATTTTAGACTTAGGTACAACTAATCACATGACCCTTCACTCAcattgttttaaaacatataaactATGTTCCAGTAATCGAAATATTATAGTTGCAAATGGAATCAGTGTCACGATTGCAGACGTAGGTGAtgtattcatttttcaaaCCCTTAAACGAAAAGACGTCCTACACATACCAAAACTATCTAATAGTCTCCTTTCGTACCAAGCTTATCCATGACATCCACTATTGTGTTATTTTCTCCTTGCATGTTGCGTGTTTCAAGACCAAAACTTGAGACCGACAATTGAATTTGCTAAGGAATTGAATAGCCTATACTATCAATTGCTTGAGAGAACAAGTTGTCGTACACTTTTTCATATCTTAGTTCCTCGGGTAAAGATGTGATTTGGTTACATCACTTCTTCATGGGTCATCCCTCCTTTAGAACCATGAAagttatgtttttaaatttgtattaagGACTCCAAGTCTCTGATTTTTCGAGTGATAAACGTGAATTTGTCCAACATAATCGTGTTATCCCTCATTTAGAACCATGAAAgttatgttttcaaatttgtatcaAGGACTCCAAGTCTCTGATTTTTTGAGTGATAAACGTGAATTTGTCCAACATAATCGTGTTATCTTTTTccattaatcaaaataaaaactctaCCCATTGAGTGATAAACGTGAATTTGTCCAACATAATCGTGTTATCTTTTTccattaatcaaaataaaaactctacccattttcattttattcataatGATATATGGGGACTCTTCGTTTCTCAATTAATTGATGATTATACTTGGGCCACATGACTATTTCTtctcaaataaaaattcaatgtTAGTAATATTATTCATGCCTTCGACTTAATGACTCAGATCCAATTTGgagtcaaaataaaaatatatcgaCAATGCTAGAGATTATTTCAATCAAACATTATCCCCATATTTTTTATCTCAAGGCATTATCCATGATTTTTCATGTGTTATTACCACACTAAAATATTGTAGCAGAAATATAACACATTTTAAACACTGGGATGGAGTTACTATAAATAGCATTATAAATAGCATTTGATTCATAATTTgttataaaactttatttattattttaattctataatttatCGTagagaatttatttattaaagtggAGTACCTTGTCTGATTTCTTTTGTGAAAAGACTTACTATGTAAAAGACAgatttttttatgaatgaaatttagactttcacccttataaattatttagacTTTTACACTTGTAAATTTGACTTTCACCGTTGTAAATTAGAGCATCATCTtctttcaagcaattcttgtgttATATTGCATCTAAGTCATTCATTTTGTTTCAAGTAATTCTTATGTTATATGGCATCTGAGCCATTTTGTTTCAAGtaatttttgtgttcttgtgTTATATGGCATCTGAGCCGCAATTCTTGCGTATTGCTCTGAGCTATTCAGAGCtattcattttgtttcaagcaattcatgTGTTATAGCCATGTGTTATATTGCATGTTAGAGCCATTCGTGGTATATTGCATCTAAACCGAGCAATTCTTGTGTTATATTGCATCTAAGTCATTCATGGTCAAATTCGATTGtgaagtgactcaatttagaacaatttAAATCCTGTCTCGATCAAATTTGACtcaatttaaatcaaatcttGATCAAATTCGACTCAATTTAAATCAAACCTTGATCAAATTCGATCAAATCTGACTCAATTTAAATCGAACCTCGATCAAATTCGACTCAATTTAAATCAAACCTGGATCAAATTCGACTGTAGaatgactcaatttagaacaaagttttaaattttgctgCTAGACCTTTTACCCTAAGAAGTAATCTACTTCTaacttttcattcaaattttgtacttttatTCCAGAGTTCTTATTAACTATCAAACAGTCACGTgcttatgtatatatatatatcaacaaCGAACCTGTATTAGAAAGACCAACGAAATCCAGATCAAACATGGTACGTAGGAAAACAGATAACACAACTACGCATAAATAACCACAGCAAAACAAAAGCCCTTTGCGGTAAAGGACTAAATCCAACCTACAATCTCAATTTGATAGAAATCAATACACAATCTATGTACAGAAGAAGAAACCTTTGGTTACTGCCACTCTTCAAATACAAATTCTTTATCCATTTCAACAATAGGAAaccttttcatattcttttttcaatctggaatgaagaaatcaaaccTCACGTCCACCGAACCGGATGTCTCTCCCTTATCTTTGTATTCTATGTTCGTTATCGTTCCACTctcgtcttcttcttgatATTCTCTTTTCACCCTCCTCACAGGTACTGTCACAGAATAAATGGTTCCAAGATCAGCATCTGCTGACATGCTCAACTCAACTTTATCCTTCGATTCAATTTCTACGAAATCTGATAGAGCTCGCACTATGTTGCTAACAATCTTCCGTTTAGCCTCGTCACTAACAGCGCATCGGTCCGCAAACAGGATCATCTTTAGTCGCTGCTTGGCGATCAGTGCGTTGGAGTTTCTCTTAGATGCTGGAGTTGGAAATAAAATTCTCCAAGCCAAGTTTAAACGCTCAAAGAAGTTCATGTTTATGGCATTCATAAGGAAGGTTTCAGCTTCTTGGCTCGATGTCGTCTTTGACGATAGTTCATAACTTCCTGAGCTTCCAGTAGTTATATGAGAAACGCC is a window from the Cucurbita pepo subsp. pepo cultivar mu-cu-16 chromosome LG07, ASM280686v2, whole genome shotgun sequence genome containing:
- the LOC111799260 gene encoding cell division topological specificity factor homolog, chloroplastic; translation: MAVSGDLRVSATLCSHHPHPLRTPFRSSKVEFSGFSRGGPCIQEVALKWRNMAIDSRNRRGVSHITTGSSGSYELSSKTTSSQEAETFLMNAINMNFFERLNLAWRILFPTPASKRNSNALIAKQRLKMILFADRCAVSDEAKRKIVSNIVRALSDFVEIESKDKVELSMSADADLGTIYSVTVPVRRVKREYQEEDESGTITNIEYKDKGETSGSVDVRFDFFIPD